One window from the genome of Paramormyrops kingsleyae isolate MSU_618 chromosome 3, PKINGS_0.4, whole genome shotgun sequence encodes:
- the LOC111858463 gene encoding cytosolic purine 5'-nucleotidase-like isoform X1, whose translation MATSWSDRLQNCADLPANMDGLALKKYRREAYHRVFVNRSLAMEKIKCFGFDMDYTLAVYKSPEYESLGFDLTVERLVSIGYPQELLNFVYDPSFPTRGLVFDTMYGNLLKVDAYGNILVCAHGFNFMRGPEIREMYPNKFIQRGDTDRFYILNTLFNLPETYLFACLVDFFTNCDRYSSCEKGFKDGDLFMSFKSMFQDVRDAVDWVHFKGSLKEKTVENLEKYVVKDAKLPLLLSRMNEVAKVFLVTNSDYKYTDKIMMYLFDFPHGPKAGTSHRPWQSYFDLILVDARKPMFFGEGTVLRQVDTMTGRLKIGTYTGPLQHGIVYSGGSSDIVCDLLGAKGKDILYIGDHIFGDILKSKKRQGWRTFLVIPELAQELHVWTDKSTLFEELQGLDIFLAELYKNLDSSSNERPDISSLQRRMKRVTHDMDMCYGMMGSLFRSGSRQTLFASQVMRYADLYAASFINLLYYPFSYLFRAAHVLMPHESTVEHAHVDINDLESPMATRNRRSLDFWDTECRRHQLTRSISEIQPPHLFPETPQEITHCHDEDDDEEEEEEECMQHTLETP comes from the exons ATGGCGACATCCTGGAGCGATCGACTGCAGAACTGCGCCGACCTTCCCGCCAACATGGACGGCCTGGCGTTGAAGAAGTACCGGCGCGAGGCTTATCACAG AGTGTTTGTGAACAGAAGCTTAGCGATGGAGAAGATTAAATGCTTTGGCTTCGATATGGATTATACCCTAGCAG TGTACAAATCCCCAGAATATGAGTCTCTTGGCTTTGACCTGACCGTGGAGCGACTCGTGTCCATTGGCTACCCTCAGGAGCTCCTCAATTTTGTCTACGACCCTTCTTTTCCCACCAG GGGTCTTGTGTTTGACACAATGTATGGAAACCTGCTGAAGGTGGATGCATATGGCAACATCTTGGTGTGTGCCCACGGCTTTAACTTCATGCGAGG ACCAGAGATCCGGGAGATGTACCCGAACAAGTTCATCCAGCGAGGAGACACAGATCGGTTTTACATCCTGAACACTCTCTTCAACCTCCCTG AAACCTATCTCTTTGCATGTCTGGTGGACTTTTTCACTAACTGTGACAGGTACAGCAG CTGTGAAAAAGGCTTCAAGGACGGCGACCTCTTCATGTCCTTCAAGAGTATGTTCCAGGATGTGCGTGATGCTGTGGACTGGGTCCATTTCAAG GGATCTCTGAAGGAGAAAACGGTAGAAAACTTAGAGAAGTACGTGGTGAAAGAT GCGAaactccccctcctcctcaGCCGGATGAATGAGGTGGCCAAGGTTTTCCTCGTCACCAACAGTGACTACAAGTATACTGac AAAATTATGATGTACCTCTTTGATTTCCCCCATGGTCCAAAG gcaggtACCTCTCACCGCCCTTGGCAGTCGTATTTCGATCTCATCCTGGTTGACGCACGGAAGCCCATGTTTTTCGGAGAGGGCACGGTGCTCAGACAAGTAGACACG ATGACTGGCCGGTTGAAGATTGGGACGTACACAGGACCTCTGCAGCATGGCATTGTATACTCTGGAG GGTCTTCAGACATTGTGTGTGACCTGCTGGGCGCCAAGGGCAAGGACATCCTGTACATCGGAGACCACATCTTTGGGGACATCCTCAAGTCCAAGAAGCGGCAGGGCTGGCGGACCTTCCTGGTGATTCCTGAGCTGGCGCAGGAGCTGCACGTCTGGACCGACAAGAGCA CTCTGTTCGAGGAGCTGCAGGGCCTGGACATATTCTTGGCGGAGCTATACAA GAATTTGGACAGCAGCAGTAATGAGAGACCGGACATCAGCTCCTTACAGCGAAGGATGAAG AGAGTCACCCATGACATGGACATGTGCTACGGCATGATGGGAAGTCTGTTCCGCAGCGGCTCCCGGCAGACGCTCTTCGCCTCCCAGGTGATGCGCTACGCTGATCTGTACGCCGCCTCCTTCATCAACCTGCTCTACTACCCCTTCAGCTACCTCTTCAGAGCGGCACACGTCCTG ATGCCCCACGAGTCAACAGTGGAGCACGCCCACGTGGACATCAACGACCTGGAGTCGCCCATGGCCACCCGCAATCGTCGCTCCCTGGACTTCTGGGACACGGAATGCCGTCGGCACCAGTTGACCAGGTCCATCAGCGAGATCCAGCCCCCGCACCTCTTCCCGGAGACCCCCCAGGAGATCACTCACTGCCACGACGAGGACGACGacgaggaagaagaggaggaaga atGCATGCAGCACACCTTAGAGACGCCATGA
- the LOC111858463 gene encoding cytosolic purine 5'-nucleotidase-like isoform X2: MATSWSDRLQNCADLPANMDGLALKKYRREAYHRVFVNRSLAMEKIKCFGFDMDYTLAVYKSPEYESLGFDLTVERLVSIGYPQELLNFVYDPSFPTRGLVFDTMYGNLLKVDAYGNILVCAHGFNFMRGPEIREMYPNKFIQRGDTDRFYILNTLFNLPETYLFACLVDFFTNCDRYSSCEKGFKDGDLFMSFKSMFQDVRDAVDWVHFKGSLKEKTVENLEKYVVKDAKLPLLLSRMNEVAKVFLVTNSDYKYTDKIMMYLFDFPHGPKAGTSHRPWQSYFDLILVDARKPMFFGEGTVLRQVDTMTGRLKIGTYTGPLQHGIVYSGGSSDIVCDLLGAKGKDILYIGDHIFGDILKSKKRQGWRTFLVIPELAQELHVWTDKSTLFEELQGLDIFLAELYKNLDSSSNERPDISSLQRRMKRVTHDMDMCYGMMGSLFRSGSRQTLFASQVMRYADLYAASFINLLYYPFSYLFRAAHVLMPHESTVEHAHVDINDLESPMATRNRRSLDFWDTECRRHQLTRSISEIQPPHLFPETPQEITHCHDEDDDEEEEEEE; encoded by the exons ATGGCGACATCCTGGAGCGATCGACTGCAGAACTGCGCCGACCTTCCCGCCAACATGGACGGCCTGGCGTTGAAGAAGTACCGGCGCGAGGCTTATCACAG AGTGTTTGTGAACAGAAGCTTAGCGATGGAGAAGATTAAATGCTTTGGCTTCGATATGGATTATACCCTAGCAG TGTACAAATCCCCAGAATATGAGTCTCTTGGCTTTGACCTGACCGTGGAGCGACTCGTGTCCATTGGCTACCCTCAGGAGCTCCTCAATTTTGTCTACGACCCTTCTTTTCCCACCAG GGGTCTTGTGTTTGACACAATGTATGGAAACCTGCTGAAGGTGGATGCATATGGCAACATCTTGGTGTGTGCCCACGGCTTTAACTTCATGCGAGG ACCAGAGATCCGGGAGATGTACCCGAACAAGTTCATCCAGCGAGGAGACACAGATCGGTTTTACATCCTGAACACTCTCTTCAACCTCCCTG AAACCTATCTCTTTGCATGTCTGGTGGACTTTTTCACTAACTGTGACAGGTACAGCAG CTGTGAAAAAGGCTTCAAGGACGGCGACCTCTTCATGTCCTTCAAGAGTATGTTCCAGGATGTGCGTGATGCTGTGGACTGGGTCCATTTCAAG GGATCTCTGAAGGAGAAAACGGTAGAAAACTTAGAGAAGTACGTGGTGAAAGAT GCGAaactccccctcctcctcaGCCGGATGAATGAGGTGGCCAAGGTTTTCCTCGTCACCAACAGTGACTACAAGTATACTGac AAAATTATGATGTACCTCTTTGATTTCCCCCATGGTCCAAAG gcaggtACCTCTCACCGCCCTTGGCAGTCGTATTTCGATCTCATCCTGGTTGACGCACGGAAGCCCATGTTTTTCGGAGAGGGCACGGTGCTCAGACAAGTAGACACG ATGACTGGCCGGTTGAAGATTGGGACGTACACAGGACCTCTGCAGCATGGCATTGTATACTCTGGAG GGTCTTCAGACATTGTGTGTGACCTGCTGGGCGCCAAGGGCAAGGACATCCTGTACATCGGAGACCACATCTTTGGGGACATCCTCAAGTCCAAGAAGCGGCAGGGCTGGCGGACCTTCCTGGTGATTCCTGAGCTGGCGCAGGAGCTGCACGTCTGGACCGACAAGAGCA CTCTGTTCGAGGAGCTGCAGGGCCTGGACATATTCTTGGCGGAGCTATACAA GAATTTGGACAGCAGCAGTAATGAGAGACCGGACATCAGCTCCTTACAGCGAAGGATGAAG AGAGTCACCCATGACATGGACATGTGCTACGGCATGATGGGAAGTCTGTTCCGCAGCGGCTCCCGGCAGACGCTCTTCGCCTCCCAGGTGATGCGCTACGCTGATCTGTACGCCGCCTCCTTCATCAACCTGCTCTACTACCCCTTCAGCTACCTCTTCAGAGCGGCACACGTCCTG ATGCCCCACGAGTCAACAGTGGAGCACGCCCACGTGGACATCAACGACCTGGAGTCGCCCATGGCCACCCGCAATCGTCGCTCCCTGGACTTCTGGGACACGGAATGCCGTCGGCACCAGTTGACCAGGTCCATCAGCGAGATCCAGCCCCCGCACCTCTTCCCGGAGACCCCCCAGGAGATCACTCACTGCCACGACGAGGACGACGacgaggaagaagaggaggaagagtaA
- the LOC111858479 gene encoding alpha-internexin-like isoform X2, with protein MRCADQGIRSIYGKKNAGFHKRSGWPSYSPVSSDILDLNQTSVITNEFKIIRTNEKEQLQGLNDRFAMFIEKVHNLEQQNKVLETELVALRQRQTEPSRLAEIYQQEIRELRSQLEEVNGERAQIFIERDNIEDELQKLKAKYEEEMRAREEAEQTVKAYMKDVDSATLVRLDLEKKLESLLDEIAFMRKVHDEEVADLMSMLQAAQVSVEMEVSKPDLTSALKEIRGQYESLANKNLQASEEWYRSKFENLNEQAAKSNEAMRASREEIGEFRRQLQSKTIEMESLRGTNESLERQLREMEDRHNMEIDTLQDTIGQLDNELRNTKSEMAHHLREYQDLLNVKMALDIEIAAYRKLLEGEETRFSTSPALPSMGAGMTYTYQTHVHSSAIKERQRASRSKGVAQAVDTEETAKETVDSTKKVEKNEAVNVKPSTQTN; from the exons ATGCGGTGCGCAGACCAAGGCATTAGAAGTATCTACGGCAAGAAAAATGCAG GTTTTCACAAGCGATCGGGGTGGCCTTCTTACTCACCCGTATCAAGCGACATCCTTGATCTGAACCAGACATCAGTTATCACCAATGAGTTCAAGATCATTCGGACTAATGAGAAGGAGCAGCTTCAGGGGCTCAACGATCGCTTTGCAATGTTCATCGAGAAGGTCCATAATTTGGAGCAGCAAAATAAGGTTCTGGAGACGGAGCTGGTGGCCCTGAGGCAGAGGCAGACGGAACCATCCCGCCTGGCAGAGATATATCAACAGGAGATCCGGGAGCTCCGAtctcagctggaggaggtgaaTGGGGAAAGGGCGCAGATCTTCATCGAACGAGACAACATTGAAGATGAACTTCAGAAACTTAAAGCGAAATATGAAGAAGAGATGAGAGCTCGGGAAGAAGCCGAGCAGACCGTGAAAGCCTACATGAAGGACGTTGACAGTGCCACCTTGGTGCGACTGGATCTCGAGAAGAAACTGGAATCTCTGCTGGATGAGATAGCCTTCATGAGGAAGGTGCATGATGAAGAGGTCGCTGACCTGATGAGCATGCTCCAGGCCGCTCAGGTCTCCGTGGAGATGGAGGTATCAAAGCCGGATCTCACCTCAGCCCTGAAGGAGATCCGCGGCCAGTATGAATCCCTGGCTAACAAGAACCTGCAGGCTTCGGAGGAGTGGTACCGGTCCAAGTTTGAGAACCTGAACGAGCAGGCAGCCAAAAGTAACGAGGCGATGCGCGCGAGCAGGGAGGAGATCGGCGAGTTCAGGAGGCAGCTCCAGTCCAAGACCATCGAGATGGAGAGCCTTAGGGGGACCAATGAGTCGCTGGAGCGCCAGCTTCGGGAGATGGAGGACAGGCACAACATGGAAATCGACACTTTACAG GATACAATTGGACAGCTGGATAATGAACTGAGGAACACGAAGAGTGAGATGGCACACCACCTGAGAGAATACCAGGACCTGCTGAACGTCAAGATGGCCCTGGACATTGAGATCGCAGCATACCG GAAACTGTTGGAAGGGGAGGAAACTCGCTTCAGCACCAGCCCAGCTTTGCCCAGCATGGGGGCCGGCATGACCTACACCTACCAGACCCACGTGCACAGCAGCGCCATCAAGGAGAGACAACGGGCCAGTCGCTCGAAGGGCGTCGCCCAGGCTGTGGACACTGAAGAGACGGCCAAGGAGACTGTCGATTCCACAAAGAAAGTCGAGAAGAATGAGGCTGTTAACGTCAAACCCAGCACACAGACAAACTGA
- the LOC111858479 gene encoding alpha-internexin-like isoform X1 has product MSTVPDYYISSSYRKIFGDSPRFSPSQSRLNSGISPRGIVSSSGFRSQSLSRSSAGFHKRSGWPSYSPVSSDILDLNQTSVITNEFKIIRTNEKEQLQGLNDRFAMFIEKVHNLEQQNKVLETELVALRQRQTEPSRLAEIYQQEIRELRSQLEEVNGERAQIFIERDNIEDELQKLKAKYEEEMRAREEAEQTVKAYMKDVDSATLVRLDLEKKLESLLDEIAFMRKVHDEEVADLMSMLQAAQVSVEMEVSKPDLTSALKEIRGQYESLANKNLQASEEWYRSKFENLNEQAAKSNEAMRASREEIGEFRRQLQSKTIEMESLRGTNESLERQLREMEDRHNMEIDTLQDTIGQLDNELRNTKSEMAHHLREYQDLLNVKMALDIEIAAYRKLLEGEETRFSTSPALPSMGAGMTYTYQTHVHSSAIKERQRASRSKGVAQAVDTEETAKETVDSTKKVEKNEAVNVKPSTQTN; this is encoded by the exons ATGAGTACCGTACCAGACTATTACATCTCTTCTTCCTACCGGAAGATTTTCGGGGACTCCCCTCGCTTCTCCCCGTCTCAGTCTCGCCTGAACAGCGGGATCTCACCACGGGGTATCGTATCTTCCAGCGGTTTTAGATCACAGTCTCTGTCTCGCTCCTCCGCAGGTTTTCACAAGCGATCGGGGTGGCCTTCTTACTCACCCGTATCAAGCGACATCCTTGATCTGAACCAGACATCAGTTATCACCAATGAGTTCAAGATCATTCGGACTAATGAGAAGGAGCAGCTTCAGGGGCTCAACGATCGCTTTGCAATGTTCATCGAGAAGGTCCATAATTTGGAGCAGCAAAATAAGGTTCTGGAGACGGAGCTGGTGGCCCTGAGGCAGAGGCAGACGGAACCATCCCGCCTGGCAGAGATATATCAACAGGAGATCCGGGAGCTCCGAtctcagctggaggaggtgaaTGGGGAAAGGGCGCAGATCTTCATCGAACGAGACAACATTGAAGATGAACTTCAGAAACTTAAAGCGAAATATGAAGAAGAGATGAGAGCTCGGGAAGAAGCCGAGCAGACCGTGAAAGCCTACATGAAGGACGTTGACAGTGCCACCTTGGTGCGACTGGATCTCGAGAAGAAACTGGAATCTCTGCTGGATGAGATAGCCTTCATGAGGAAGGTGCATGATGAAGAGGTCGCTGACCTGATGAGCATGCTCCAGGCCGCTCAGGTCTCCGTGGAGATGGAGGTATCAAAGCCGGATCTCACCTCAGCCCTGAAGGAGATCCGCGGCCAGTATGAATCCCTGGCTAACAAGAACCTGCAGGCTTCGGAGGAGTGGTACCGGTCCAAGTTTGAGAACCTGAACGAGCAGGCAGCCAAAAGTAACGAGGCGATGCGCGCGAGCAGGGAGGAGATCGGCGAGTTCAGGAGGCAGCTCCAGTCCAAGACCATCGAGATGGAGAGCCTTAGGGGGACCAATGAGTCGCTGGAGCGCCAGCTTCGGGAGATGGAGGACAGGCACAACATGGAAATCGACACTTTACAG GATACAATTGGACAGCTGGATAATGAACTGAGGAACACGAAGAGTGAGATGGCACACCACCTGAGAGAATACCAGGACCTGCTGAACGTCAAGATGGCCCTGGACATTGAGATCGCAGCATACCG GAAACTGTTGGAAGGGGAGGAAACTCGCTTCAGCACCAGCCCAGCTTTGCCCAGCATGGGGGCCGGCATGACCTACACCTACCAGACCCACGTGCACAGCAGCGCCATCAAGGAGAGACAACGGGCCAGTCGCTCGAAGGGCGTCGCCCAGGCTGTGGACACTGAAGAGACGGCCAAGGAGACTGTCGATTCCACAAAGAAAGTCGAGAAGAATGAGGCTGTTAACGTCAAACCCAGCACACAGACAAACTGA
- the taf5 gene encoding transcription initiation factor TFIID subunit 5 isoform X2 encodes MAAVQDGQIEPESEKEIKSETLNDATGNHAAAVGGLLPSSPVSTASVGASNSSKAAASEDQQTLLAVLQFLKRNKLVESADILRREAGLLEESDDAQGSEGGRDELGGASADEGGEAASLFSRVTSATGASGIATGPAPSKVAQGSEDQPDVSVVLSAYSQQGDPALYQMYYSGLKKFIESVLDCHRAELSQLFYPLFVHMYLELVYNNHEQEAKEFFEKFHGDQECYYRDDLRVLSGMSKKEHMRGNETLLDFRTSKFVLRISRDSYQLLKRHLQERQNNQIWNIIQEHLYIDIFDGMPRSKSQIDSMSGSLAGEAKREANKAKVFYGLLKEPEIEVPLDDEDEEAENEEGKPKKKKPKKDSMGSKSKKQDPNAPQQNRIPLPELKDSDKLDKIMYMKEATKRIRLGPDNLPSICFYTFLNAYQGLTAVDITDDSSLIAGGFADSTVRVWSVTPRKLRAVKSATDLSLIDKESEDVLERIMDEKTASESKILYGHNGPVYGISFSPDRNYLLSCSEDGTVRLWSLQTFTCLVCYKGHNYPVWDVQFSPHGYYFTSGGHDRVARLWATDHYQPLRMFAGHLADITCTRFHPNSNYLATGSADRTVRLWDILNGNCNRIFTGHKGPIHSLAFSPNGKFLASGATDGRVLLWDIGRGLMIEELNGHTDTIYALKFSRDGEILASGSMDNTVRLWDAVKAFDDIETDDFTAATGHVHLSENSLELQLGTYTSKSTPVIHLHFTRRNLLLAAGGYNP; translated from the exons ATGGCGGCTGTTCAGGATGGTCAGATCGAACCGGAGAGCGAAAAGGAAATTAAATCGGAAACGTTGAACGATGCGACGGGAAACCATGCAGCTGCAGTCGGGGGGCTGCTTCCCTCCTCTCCGGTTTCGACTGCGTCCGTTGGGGCCTCAAACTCCTCGAAAGCGGCGGCGTCGGAGGACCAGCAGACTCTCCTGGCCGTGCTGCAGTTCCTCAAGAGGAACAAGCTGGTGGAATCGGCCGATATCCTGCGCCGAGAGGCCGGCTTGCTGGAGGAGTCGGATGACGCGCAGGGCTCCGAGGGCGGCCGGGATGAGTTAGGGGGGGCGAGTGCGGATGAAGGCGGGGAGGCAGCGTCGCTTTTCAGCCGAGTGACAAGCGCCACGGGAGCCTCTGGTATCGCAACAGGTCCGGCGCCTAGTAAAG TAGCCCAAGGAAGCGAGGACCAACCAGATGTCAGTGTGGTACTTTCTGCCTACAGCCAGCAGGGGGACCCAGCACTGTACCAGATGTACTACAGTGGACTCAAGAAGTTTATTGAGTCGGTTCTTGACTGTCACAGAGCTGAACTGTCACAGCTATTTTACCCACTGTTTGTCCACATGTACCTGGAGCTCGTGTACAACAACCATGAACAAGAAGCAAAGGAATTCTTTGAAAA ATTCCATGGAGACCAGGAGTGTTACTATCGGGATGATCTGCGGGTGCTGTCCGGGATGTCCAAGAAGGAGCACATGAGAGGCAACGAGACGCTCCTCGACTTCCGTACCAGCAAGTTCGTGCTGCGCATCTCCCGGGACTCGTACCAGCTGCTCAAGAGGCACCTGCAGGAGCGCCAGAACAACCAGATCTGGAACATCATCCAGGAGCACCTCTACATCGACATCTTCGACGGCATGCCACGCAGCAAGAGCCAGATCGACAGCATGTCGGGGAGTCTGGCGGGGGAGGCCAAGCGGGAAGCCAACAAGGCCAAG GTGTTCTACGGACTCCTGAAGGAACCGGAGATCGAGGTGCCCCTAGATGACGAGGACGAGGAGGCGGAGAACGAGGAGGGGAAGCCCAAGAAGAAGAAACCGAAAAAGGACAGCATGGGCTCGAAGAGCAAGAAGCAGGATCCCAATGCGCCCCAGCAGAACAG GATTCCTCTTCCTGAGCTGAAGGATTCTGACAAGCTGGATAAAATCATGTATATGAAGGAGGCCACCAAGCGTATCCGACTGGGCCCAGACAACCTGCCATCAATCTGCTTCTACACCTTTCTCAACGCCTACCAG GGTCTGACCGCTGTGGATATCACGGACGACTCCAGCCTGATCGCCGGCGGCTTCGCGGACTCCACCGTACGAGTGTGGAGCGTCACTCCCAGGAAGCTGCGTGCGGTCAAATCCGCAACAG ACTTGAGTTTGATCGATAAGGAGTCGGAAGACGTCCTGGAAAGAATCATGGATGAAAAGACAGCGAGCGAATCCAAGATCTTGTACGGACACAACGGTCCGGTGTATGGAATTAGCTTCAGCCCGGATAG GAACTATCTGCTGTCCTGCTCGGAGGATGGTACTGTGAGGCTGTGGAGCCTGCAGACCTTCACCTGCCTGGTGTGCTACAAGGGACACAACTACCCCGTGTGGGATGTGCAGTTCTCCCCGCATGGCTACTACTTCACGTCCGGGGGCCACGACCGTGTTGCTCG GCTCTGGGCCACGGATCACTACCAGCCTCTGCGCATGTTCGCGGGCCACCTGGCCGACATCACCTGTACCCGCTTCCATCCCAACTCCAACTACTTGGCCACGGGGTCAGCTGACCGCACCGTCAGGCTCTGGGACATCCTGAACGGCAACTGCAATCGCATCTTCACGGGGCACAAG GGACCTATCCACTCGCTGGCCTTCTCCCCCAACGGGAAATTCCTGGCGTCGGGGGCCACTGACGGCCGGGTTCTCCTATGGGACATCGGCCGGGGGCTGATGATCGAGGAGCTCAATGGTCACACGGACACAATCTACGCCCTCAAGTTCAGTCGAGATGGAGAGATACTGGCTTCAG GCTCCATGGACAACACGGTCCGCCTCTGGGACGCGGTGAAGGCCTTCGACGACATCGAGACGGACGACTTCACCGCCGCCACCGGTCACGTGCACCTGTCGGAGAATTCCCTGGAGCTGCAGCTGGGGACCTACACGTCCAAATCCACACCCGTCATCCACCTGCACTTCACTCGCCGGAACCTGCTTCTGGCGGCTGGGGGGTATAACccatag
- the taf5 gene encoding transcription initiation factor TFIID subunit 5 isoform X1, whose protein sequence is MAAVQDGQIEPESEKEIKSETLNDATGNHAAAVGGLLPSSPVSTASVGASNSSKAAASEDQQTLLAVLQFLKRNKLVESADILRREAGLLEESDDAQGSEGGRDELGGASADEGGEAASLFSRVTSATGASGIATGPAPSKATVAQGSEDQPDVSVVLSAYSQQGDPALYQMYYSGLKKFIESVLDCHRAELSQLFYPLFVHMYLELVYNNHEQEAKEFFEKFHGDQECYYRDDLRVLSGMSKKEHMRGNETLLDFRTSKFVLRISRDSYQLLKRHLQERQNNQIWNIIQEHLYIDIFDGMPRSKSQIDSMSGSLAGEAKREANKAKVFYGLLKEPEIEVPLDDEDEEAENEEGKPKKKKPKKDSMGSKSKKQDPNAPQQNRIPLPELKDSDKLDKIMYMKEATKRIRLGPDNLPSICFYTFLNAYQGLTAVDITDDSSLIAGGFADSTVRVWSVTPRKLRAVKSATDLSLIDKESEDVLERIMDEKTASESKILYGHNGPVYGISFSPDRNYLLSCSEDGTVRLWSLQTFTCLVCYKGHNYPVWDVQFSPHGYYFTSGGHDRVARLWATDHYQPLRMFAGHLADITCTRFHPNSNYLATGSADRTVRLWDILNGNCNRIFTGHKGPIHSLAFSPNGKFLASGATDGRVLLWDIGRGLMIEELNGHTDTIYALKFSRDGEILASGSMDNTVRLWDAVKAFDDIETDDFTAATGHVHLSENSLELQLGTYTSKSTPVIHLHFTRRNLLLAAGGYNP, encoded by the exons ATGGCGGCTGTTCAGGATGGTCAGATCGAACCGGAGAGCGAAAAGGAAATTAAATCGGAAACGTTGAACGATGCGACGGGAAACCATGCAGCTGCAGTCGGGGGGCTGCTTCCCTCCTCTCCGGTTTCGACTGCGTCCGTTGGGGCCTCAAACTCCTCGAAAGCGGCGGCGTCGGAGGACCAGCAGACTCTCCTGGCCGTGCTGCAGTTCCTCAAGAGGAACAAGCTGGTGGAATCGGCCGATATCCTGCGCCGAGAGGCCGGCTTGCTGGAGGAGTCGGATGACGCGCAGGGCTCCGAGGGCGGCCGGGATGAGTTAGGGGGGGCGAGTGCGGATGAAGGCGGGGAGGCAGCGTCGCTTTTCAGCCGAGTGACAAGCGCCACGGGAGCCTCTGGTATCGCAACAGGTCCGGCGCCTAGTAAAG CTACAGTAGCCCAAGGAAGCGAGGACCAACCAGATGTCAGTGTGGTACTTTCTGCCTACAGCCAGCAGGGGGACCCAGCACTGTACCAGATGTACTACAGTGGACTCAAGAAGTTTATTGAGTCGGTTCTTGACTGTCACAGAGCTGAACTGTCACAGCTATTTTACCCACTGTTTGTCCACATGTACCTGGAGCTCGTGTACAACAACCATGAACAAGAAGCAAAGGAATTCTTTGAAAA ATTCCATGGAGACCAGGAGTGTTACTATCGGGATGATCTGCGGGTGCTGTCCGGGATGTCCAAGAAGGAGCACATGAGAGGCAACGAGACGCTCCTCGACTTCCGTACCAGCAAGTTCGTGCTGCGCATCTCCCGGGACTCGTACCAGCTGCTCAAGAGGCACCTGCAGGAGCGCCAGAACAACCAGATCTGGAACATCATCCAGGAGCACCTCTACATCGACATCTTCGACGGCATGCCACGCAGCAAGAGCCAGATCGACAGCATGTCGGGGAGTCTGGCGGGGGAGGCCAAGCGGGAAGCCAACAAGGCCAAG GTGTTCTACGGACTCCTGAAGGAACCGGAGATCGAGGTGCCCCTAGATGACGAGGACGAGGAGGCGGAGAACGAGGAGGGGAAGCCCAAGAAGAAGAAACCGAAAAAGGACAGCATGGGCTCGAAGAGCAAGAAGCAGGATCCCAATGCGCCCCAGCAGAACAG GATTCCTCTTCCTGAGCTGAAGGATTCTGACAAGCTGGATAAAATCATGTATATGAAGGAGGCCACCAAGCGTATCCGACTGGGCCCAGACAACCTGCCATCAATCTGCTTCTACACCTTTCTCAACGCCTACCAG GGTCTGACCGCTGTGGATATCACGGACGACTCCAGCCTGATCGCCGGCGGCTTCGCGGACTCCACCGTACGAGTGTGGAGCGTCACTCCCAGGAAGCTGCGTGCGGTCAAATCCGCAACAG ACTTGAGTTTGATCGATAAGGAGTCGGAAGACGTCCTGGAAAGAATCATGGATGAAAAGACAGCGAGCGAATCCAAGATCTTGTACGGACACAACGGTCCGGTGTATGGAATTAGCTTCAGCCCGGATAG GAACTATCTGCTGTCCTGCTCGGAGGATGGTACTGTGAGGCTGTGGAGCCTGCAGACCTTCACCTGCCTGGTGTGCTACAAGGGACACAACTACCCCGTGTGGGATGTGCAGTTCTCCCCGCATGGCTACTACTTCACGTCCGGGGGCCACGACCGTGTTGCTCG GCTCTGGGCCACGGATCACTACCAGCCTCTGCGCATGTTCGCGGGCCACCTGGCCGACATCACCTGTACCCGCTTCCATCCCAACTCCAACTACTTGGCCACGGGGTCAGCTGACCGCACCGTCAGGCTCTGGGACATCCTGAACGGCAACTGCAATCGCATCTTCACGGGGCACAAG GGACCTATCCACTCGCTGGCCTTCTCCCCCAACGGGAAATTCCTGGCGTCGGGGGCCACTGACGGCCGGGTTCTCCTATGGGACATCGGCCGGGGGCTGATGATCGAGGAGCTCAATGGTCACACGGACACAATCTACGCCCTCAAGTTCAGTCGAGATGGAGAGATACTGGCTTCAG GCTCCATGGACAACACGGTCCGCCTCTGGGACGCGGTGAAGGCCTTCGACGACATCGAGACGGACGACTTCACCGCCGCCACCGGTCACGTGCACCTGTCGGAGAATTCCCTGGAGCTGCAGCTGGGGACCTACACGTCCAAATCCACACCCGTCATCCACCTGCACTTCACTCGCCGGAACCTGCTTCTGGCGGCTGGGGGGTATAACccatag